One genomic segment of Lampris incognitus isolate fLamInc1 chromosome 2, fLamInc1.hap2, whole genome shotgun sequence includes these proteins:
- the LOC130106592 gene encoding voltage-gated potassium channel subunit beta-2-like isoform X6: MYPESTTDSPAHLSHKQHASPGMIYRNLGKSGLRVSCLGLGTWVTFGSQLTDEMAEELMTLAYENGINLFDTAEVYAAGKAEVVLGSIIKKKGWRRSSLVITTKIFWGGKAETERGLSRKHIIEGLRASLERLQLEYVDVVFANRPDPNTPMEETVRAMTHVINQGMAMYWGTSRWSPMEIMEAYSVARQFNLIPPICEQAEYHMFQREKVEVQLPELFHKIGVGAMTWSPLACGIISGKYTGGVPPYSRASLKGYQWMKDKILSEEGRRQQAKLKELQAIAERMGCTLPQLAIAWCLRNEGVSSVLLGASSTDQLMENIGAIQVLPKLSSSIAHEVDSILGNKPYSKKDYRS; this comes from the exons AAATCTGGGTAAATCTGGACTAAGGGTGTCGTGTCTTGGACTAG GGACATGGGTTACCTTCGGGAGTCAGTTAACAGACGAG ATGGCGGAGGAGCTGATGACATTAGCATACGAAAATGGGATTAATCTCTTTGACACTGCCGAGGTGTATGCTGCTGGAAA AGCTGAGGTTGTCTTGGGAAGTATCATCAAGAAGAAAGGATGGAG GCGTTCCAGTTTAGTCATCACCACCAAGATCTTCTGGGGAGGAAA ggcagaaacagagagaggactGTCTAGAAAACACATTATTGAAG GTCTAAGGGCATCACTGGAAAGACTTCAGCTTGAGTACGTGGATGTGGTTTTCGCAAACCGGCCAGACCCCAACACTCCAATGGAAG AGACAGTGAGAGCGATGACCCACGTGATCAACCAGGGGATGGCCATGTACTGGGGTACATCACGGTGGAGCCCCATGGAGATCATG GAGGCCTACTCTGTGGCACGCCAGTTTAACCTGATCCCGCCTATCTGCGAGCAGGCAGAGTACCACATGTTCCAGAGGGAGAAGGTGGAGGTGCAGCTTCCTGAACTCTTCCATAAGATAG GTGTGGGAGCCATGACGTGGTCTCCACTGGCATGTGGGATCATCTCAGGGAAGTACACTGGCGGAGTACCCCCTTACTCACGTGCGTCACTAAAG GGTTACCAGTGGATGAAGGACAAGATACTAAGCGAGGAGGGGCGTCGTCAGCAGGCAAAGCTGAAAGAGCTGCAGGCCATCGCCGAGCGGATGGGCTGCACCCTGCCCCAGCTCGCTAttg CTTGGTGCCTGAGAAATGAGGGGGTTAGCTCTGTCCTCCTAGGGGCCTCCAGCACTGACCAGCTGATGGAGAATATTGGAGCAATACAG GTTCTTCCAAAGCTGTCATCGTCCATTGCACATGAAGTGGACAGCATCCTGGGAAACAAGCCATATAGTAAAAAGGACTACAGATCATAG